DNA from Brassica napus cultivar Da-Ae chromosome C4, Da-Ae, whole genome shotgun sequence:
TGATTTAATGATGGCTTTTGAAAAAGCCGTTTGTTGGCGCGttctcttttattattattttaatcggTAAAAGCTATTTTAGCTGCCACTAGGGCGAAGACTAGGTCATCATTTTTTCTCTTGATAGCGATGATAGAGCCGTTAAGGTGGCTTATATATAAGTAGAGGATCTTCTTTTTGCTTCAATTTCGTTTCCTCTTTCTCGTCTCTTTCCTTTGCTCTGAAACTCTCTGTTCGTTGAGCTTGAGATGTCTTCGTCGTTCAATTTCCCTCGTCCGACTACTAAAGCCGACGATCTCGAGGACCTTTACAAGGCATACAGGGTCGATCGCTCCGTCGTTCTTGATTTGGCTGGTACACATGAGACTCCCGAAACCGTGCGAGAAGGCTACTACGGAGCCTATCTTTCATTCTTTCTTTCACTctagaaacccaaaaaaaaaaaaaaagaaaaagaatggtcgagtatcttttgggtggtcgagtcgcggacGATCAGATTGTTTTTAtctgaaccatgagtcaagtatcccactagacaatggttagacaatgtggtatatttactcaaaggacgtttgaagcataacacttttggaagcacaacaggaagaccggaaattgggcgaaaaaccctaatttcggtattatggaatttttcgAAGAAGCCGGAAACTCGgaaaatattttccatcaagtcAGGATTcatttggagtttattaaaaataatcagatcatcagaacgggcgtcgaaaaatattgggattgatcgcgggacgaaaaatTCACCGGAAATGCCAAAATTGGaagaatggaccgagaagctcgaggtggctcgaTCTATGAGATCaggacgtggtggcaactgCCTGGCATGGTATGTCGCAAGAGAAGCATGAGGTGTTGCAGTAAAAATGATCACAGCATGCGGAGtgacacatagaagcacgaggtggaacggccaagcacgaggtgttgcgATGCATGCGACCAGGCCATGCGGCCAGATATGTAGAGGGCGTGGTGTCATCCTGCATGAGACTGAGACATGCAGctagccatgtggagcacgaggtgccgccgcgcaagcgtccggagccatgcgaagcgacacacgggctgccacacggcttgttcctgattggttgctgtTTCCTATAAATAGCCCACGAACCCCTCTCATTTGAACACATTCAGAACACTTGAAAGTCAGttcaaaacgtgagagagaaagcaaagaaagaaagatcgagtttcgatagttttcgagcgatttaggcagttttcgagaactgTTATtctgccgattttgagtcagcaccTGGAGAAGGTTCTGTTCAAGTGAAGGGAGATCAGATATAGTATATACCAGTTCAAGACCAGTCTGGACGTGGGTCTGCTTGAGAAGGTCGagaaagggttcggatcgcagaagtcgggtttggggtcaaggccacggtcaaccaaaaactgtgagttataatcgattgattgctgagttgttttcatgcagggtcccgttacttggaagttggatcatggcaggttgccgggtctaactgagtaacggtttgaataattgaggttatgttgattgagttgatggcatgcttgttattgtttgagaaccgtagtagcatgctaatggttagattgattggttagttagcgaatgcggaatgcttagatgatatcgctaagttgtggatagttaggtattctggaattagtctttatgctagattctggaatatgattgattgtgttaatttgcgattaatactaggaaccttgtgttatttttaccgggtttagtattaatcatattttggcCATATAGAATTtatgtaacccacaatgctaggcatgtttgaggtggaatgtgttgattgtgtggtgattaatactaggaaccttgtgttatttttaccgggtttagtattaatcgtatattggccgacaacatttgtgtaacccacaatgctaggcatattggggtgagttagtgttccttcagacctcgtatccggcgggttcaaggaaaccccttattcgctggatcgggaagactcagacgaacggggtcatgtcctatggctgagtattacacgacggtgtaatgtggcagtgacccgaaggactgcgggctgtcgcgcggtgacccgaaggactgtgggccgcggtcggttgaaagttccttcttctggcctttgtggtaagaagataggatattgccgatagtgaaggaggaacataacgtcaccagggcccgagtttgttatatatattatatcgtgtttcGGGTTATTGAACCCTGGTTTAAgtcgagtttgagtttggtgtTGAGCTAGTAATTAGCATATTGCTAGTTATCTTACTATCTTTTTCCAGCTGCGTATTTTTgatattgcttattgttattgAGTTGTGTTGtcaggtgaacctctcgctttagattgtttggggtgggatagcgaggggttgtatttgttagttggggattgtaactcgctgagtaatgctagattactcactcctcactcgttgttgtttcaggtgaccagtagcgAGCTTGTAGAGGtcgcgggaggctaggctggctggtgtagatttgcatctttttgcttaagacgctttcagactataagtatgtactttcgctttcttggcatgccaccacttatataatattttgtgtattgtaaccagatattatataagataaataaagcgaatgttttgtgcaaatgccttgttgttctgatattagcttgtccgagctaacacaacgtcagatcggagtacgggttgagaagcattaggctttggtctgacgggacgtgttagtgggcggcctggcctagttacgaattgcactttttgtaactttggctggattacccgttaacccgtcatgtagcgctCCTGAATCTCGGTAGACGGTCGGgtcgtcggtcatgttcttgtttgattgttggccggtggttcgacctatgcctagaacggttcgggggtgttacagaggtggtatcagagcatggtttcgtccatgcatGACACAAGtgctttttaatgattttatcgAGTCGAAGGAGTCGCAAAAAGATGATTAGGAAACCAGCCGCTTCCCGTAGTAGGAATATGACTTACCCTTTTGATTGTGTGCAGATGGCTAATCGCGGGACAGGTGATGATGGACGAGGTCGGATATGGTGAGAGGGTATGGATTGGACAGGCGGAGGATTGGGTTACAGATCTGATCAAGAGGATCGAAATGGCATTagtgagatgtttggacacGATAGGAGCCCTCTGCAGAGAACAAGATCTTTTCCTGTGTACGGTAACAGGACTAGAGTGAGGGAAGACAGGGAAGACAGTTTGGCGAGTATTGGCCCAAGTCGTAATTGGGACCGGAGAGATCAACATGATCAATCCGTTCAATCACACCCAAGGCCAGATCAGAACCGTGCCACTGAAGGACCACAAGATCAAGGAGCGGAAAACACCCTGAAGCTTTTACATGACGTGATGACCGAGGCACTTGGTAACCAAGGCATGCGTACTCAACCCCCTGAAGTTTCCAAACTATTATCAACCATGAAGAACATTGGGTCCTACAAGTTCAAAGGAGGATCTGATCCTATTGAAGCCGACAAGTGGATTACTATGATGGAGAAGAACTTTGAGGCTATGGAGTGTCCGGAGGAGTATCAGAAGAAGATTGCGGTGTACTATTTGGAAGgcgacgcaacaggatggtggGACAGTATAGACAGGCAGCGTGGACACACCATCACATCATGGGAATCGTTCAAGGGAGAGTTTGAGAGGAAGTATTTTCCTCCAGAAGCAAAGAATCGGTTGGAGCGCCAATTCATGAACCTTGTTCAAGGAGATAGGCCAGTGAGGAGTTACGAATCTGAGTTCACAAGGTTGAGGCGACACGTTTTTGATGGGCGTGAAGATGAAGCAACTATGATTCGTAACTTTATGTACGAATTGAAGCCGGAGCTtggaagtcgtttagctggaagcAACTTTAGCAGCTTATCGGATCTGGTGGAAAATGCTGTTAATGTTGAGACTGTATTGGAGGCTGATAGGAAGACCATACCGCATTCTGGTGGACCTACCAAGTTTAGCCAAGGAGGAAGACCAAATTTCAACAAGGGTCCAAGGTTTAACAAAGGCAAAGGGCAAAAATTTGGAGACCAAACCAATTATCGCAGTAACACCAGAGTATGTTACATATGTGATCAACCGGGACACATTTCCAAGTTTTGTCCCAACAGACAACGGAGTAAACAGCAAGGTTATTCATCGCTGAGGATGGAAGATGTCACTTGTTTCTTCTGTGGAAGGAAGGGCCATTATGCATCGTCGTGTCCAAACAAGCCAATCCCTGCGACCCCTCTCGCGATCCGAGCTCCTCCTAGCCGTCCAGCTATTGAGCCAGCaccaaagaagcaaaacctAGGAGGTAGAGTTTATGCCTTAGGGGTAGAAAACCCAGACAATGCAGGACCGTCAAGCGGTCCCATCACAGGTATTGGGTGCTTAACCTCCTCTGTTTATTGAATGGAATTTAGTTGTTGGAACCTAGTTAGTATGCTGGTTAAGTATAGATTGCTTGATAGGTTGCGCGTTTAGAAATTTTGGATTGATGATTGATGGTTGTGcgaattttgattagtttttgtGATTGAGATATTGTTGATTGGGTTACTGTGGCAGGAACCATACATGTTGCTGGTAAACCCGcacatgtattgttcgactcgagggcaacacatagttttgtgtcTCCTGAAGTAGCTGCCCGGTTTTGGGATTGTTTTGTGGTTGACAGGATAAACGTGGCTGTCTTGACCCCCGCAGACCGAACCCTTCAAGCAGATCAATGTATCAAGAATGTTCCATTGGTCATTCAAGAGAAAGAATTTGTGGCAAATCTGTTAGTCGTGCCTTTGAAAGGGTACGAAGTAATCCTTGGAATCGATTGGTTATCGAGCTACAGAGTTCAGATCGACTGTGGAAAGGGAAGGTTGTTGTTTGGCAGAGGTAAACGACCAGAGATGGTATACTATGGAATCAGTCCTAGTATGACCGTGTCTTTGGTAGCAGCAATGAGAgtacaagatttgtttcaagATGGGGAAGTATATTTGGTGACCTTATCAGTTAGTGGAGGAGCCACTAATGATGAAGTTAAGGTCGAAGACATAGAAGTGGTCCAAGAGTTTGAGGATATCTTTGCACCACTAAAGGAATTACCTCCACCTCGGAGTAATCCCTTTACCATTATTTTGGATCCTGAAGCAAAACCTATAGCTAAGGCACCATATCGGATGGCACCAGCGGAGTTGgctgagctaaagaagcaattggaataTCTATTGGAAAAGGGATTCATCCGATCGAGCTCTTGACCTTGGGGAGCTCCTGTGctatttgtgaagaagaaggacggAAGCATGAGGTTGTGTATCGATTATCGTGGTATCAACAACATCACGATAAAAGATAAGTATCCTCTTCCGAGGATAGACGAGTTGTTAGACCAACTAAAGGGAGCTAGTTGGTTttcgaagattgatttggcatcAGGGTATCACCAAATTCCTATTGCCAAGTCAGACATCATGAAGACGGCGTTTCGGACGAGGTATGGGCAGTACGAGTTTGTagttatgccctttggtctcacaaACGCACATGCGGCTTTCATGCGCCTGATGAATGAAGTGTTTCACGACTACCTCGACAAGTTCGTGATCATTTTCATTGACGACATCCTGGTGTATTCGAGAAgtaaggaggagcacaaagaGCATATGAGACTGGTTATGGAGAGGTTACAGAATCAGAAGCTATTTGCCAAGTTCAGCAAGTGCTCGTTTTGGAATAGAGAGATAGGATTTCTGGGTCACATAGTATCAGGAGAGGGCGTGGCTGCTGATCCAGAAAAGGTCCAAGCCATACGGGAATGGCATCGACCTACCACTGTGACGGAAGTAAGGAGTTTTCTCAGACTTGCGGGCTATTATCGAAAGTTTGTTAAGGACTTTTCCTCCATTGCAAAGCCTTTAACTAAACTTACCGGTAAAGGAGTTCCTTTCTTATGGGTGGAAGAAACCGAGAAGTCtttcaagaagttgaaggaagcTCTCACGACCGCACCTGTGTTAGCTTTGCCCGAGCAAGGTAAACCTTACACAGTTTACACGGATGCTTCACGAGTTGGGTTAGGTTGTGTTCTTATGCAAGATGGGCGAGTCATCGCGTATGCCTCATGACAACTACGGAAGCATGAGGATAACTACAGTACACATGACTTGGAGTTAGCGGCTGTGGTGTTCGCTTTGCGAATTTGGAGATCTTACTTGTATGGAGAAGAAGTAGAGGTATACACGGACCATCAAAGTCTTAAATACCTCTTCACTCAGCCAGATCTCAACCTGCGCCAGcgtaggtggatggagtttgtggcagaCTACGATATAAGGATTCTCTACCATCCTGGTAAAGCGAATGTTGTTGCGGACGCCTTAAGTCGAAGAAAGTTGGACGCAGATTTACAGAAAGAAGTGGAGCTGTTGAACCAAGAATTGAAACAAGTAAAGTTGGTCGTTTTGGAAGGGCAAGCGAGCGAGCCATTGGGACTTCAAGCGGTGAACCAGGCCAGCTTGATTCAGAGAATTCGAGAAGAACAAATTAAGGATGAGAAGCTATTGAAGATTGCTGAGGAACTAAAAGGACAAGGTGGGCCAAATAGTGCTGGATACTACTTGGCGGAGGATGGAACCTTGCTAATTAATGGGAGGATCACGGTTCCTAAAGGACAAGGGCTGAGAGATGAGATACTAAGGATTGCTCATCATTCTTTACTTAGTATCCATCCTGGAAGTTCTAAGATGTACCGAGACGTGAGAAGATACTATCATTGGCCGGGAATGAAGAGATCAGTAGCGCAATGGGTCGTgcagtgtgcaacttgtcaacaagtcaaGGTCGAACATCAAGTTCCAGAAGGATTATTGCAGAGTCTTCCGATACCTCAATGGAAATGGGACTCTAtttccatggatttcatcactGGATTACCCACTGCTCCAGGTAGATCGAACAACTCGATATGGGTGATTGTGGATAGGTTAACCAAGGTTACACACTTGTTGCCTATGCGGGACACTAATAAAGTTGAAGTGTTGGCTGAGCTGTACATCGACCAAATTGTGAAGTTACATGGTGTACCCTCAGACATCATCTCAGATCGCGATCCAAGGTTCACGGCATCATTCTGGGAAGCACTGCAAGAAGCCTTGGGAACTAAACTATTTAGAAGTACGACGTTCCATCCAGAAATAGATGGCCAAATAGAGAGAACCATTCAGACCATTGAGGACATGCTTCGGATGTGTATTCTCGATTGGGCAGGAACTTGGGAGAAGCATTTACCGTTGGTCGAGTTCTCgtataacaatagtcatcattcgAGCATAGGgatgtcaccttatgaagcGTTATACGGAAGGCCATGCAAAACACTTATGTGTTGGACGGAAGTGGGCaaaagaagaatgtttgggtcACCTATCGTTCAGGAGACCATAATTAAGTTGGAGACCATTCAGGCCAACATGAAGAAGGCTCAGGACCGTCAGAAGAAGTACGCAGACCAGtcaagaagagaggtaactttCGAGATAGGAGATTGGGTCTATTTGAAGGTTACTGCACAGAAAGGGAAGGACAGATTTGGCAAGGTCGGGAAACTTGCGGTCAGGTTCATTGATCCGTACAAGATCATCGGGAAAGTTGGTGAGGTAGCTTACCGTTTGGATCTGCCAGTGGATATGCATCTACATCCTGTATTTCATGTTTCCATGCTTCGGAAACATATACGGGATCCAAGTATTGTTGAACCCGAGAGACTAGAGGAGTTGAGGACAAACCTTACGTATCTGGAAGGACCAATCAGATTGGGAGAACGGCGTATTCGGAAGCTGAAGAATCGTGAGATTGCTCAAGTACAAGTGTTCTGGGGAAGACAAAACAGGATTCATGTTACTTGGGATAATGAAGCGCGATTTAAAACCGATCACCCGGAGTTCTTCCGAGAGGATGTTGTGATGGAAGAAAGAGGCCCCTCAGAACCTTAGAATTCGAGGATGAATTCTGTTAAGgaggggagaatgtagaaacccataagaaaaaaaaaatggtcgagtatcttttgggtggtcgagtcgcggacgatcagattgtttttgtctgaaccatgagtcaagtatcctactagacaatggttagacaatgtggtATATTTACTCAAAGGACGTTTGAAGCATAAcacttttggaagcataacacttttggaagcacaacaggaagaccggaaattgggcgaaaaaccctaatttcggtattatggaatttttcgAAGAAGCCGGAAACTagggaaatattttccatcaagtcAGGATTcatttggagtttattaaaaataatcagatcatcagaacgggcgtcgaaaaatattgggattgatcgcgggacgaaaaatTCACCGGAAAGGCCAAAATTGgacgaatggaccgagaagctcgaggtggctcgaTCTATGAGATCaggacgtggtggcaactgCCTGGTATGGTATGTGGCAATAGAAGCAAGAGAAGCATGAGGTGTTGCAGTAAAAATGATCACAGCATGCGGAGTAACACATAGAAGctcgaggtggaacggccaagcacgaggtgttgcgATGCATGCGACCAGGCCATGCGGCCAGACATGTGGAGGACGTGGGGTCTCCTTGCATGGTGCCAGGCCATACATCCAGACAGGTAGAGGGCGTGGTGTCATCCTGCATGAGACCGAGACATGCATctagccatgtggagcacgaggtgccgccgcgcatgcatccggagccatgcgaagcgagacacgggctgccacacggcttgttcctgattggttgctgtTTCCTATAAATAGCCCATGACCCCCTCTCATTTGAACACATTCAGAACACTTGAAAGGCAGttcaaaacgtgagagagaaagcaaagaaagaaagatcgagtttcgatagttttcgagcgatttaggcag
Protein-coding regions in this window:
- the LOC125585900 gene encoding uncharacterized protein LOC125585900; the encoded protein is MDWTGGGLGYRSDQEDRNGISEMFGHDRSPLQRTRSFPVYGNRTRVREDREDSLASIGPSRNWDRRDQHDQSVQSHPRPDQNRATEGPQDQGAENTLKLLHDVMTEALGNQGMRTQPPEVSKLLSTMKNIGSYKFKGGSDPIEADKWITMMEKNFEAMECPEEYQKKIAVYYLEGDATGWWDSIDRQRGHTITSWESFKGEFERKYFPPEAKNRLERQFMNLVQGDRPVRSYESEFTRLRRHVFDGREDEATMIRNFMYELKPELGSRLAGSNFSSLSDLVENAVNVETVLEADRKTIPHSGGPTKFSQGGRPNFNKGPRFNKGKGQKFGDQTNYRSNTRVCYICDQPGHISKFCPNRQRSKQQGYSSLRMEDVTCFFCGRKGHYASSCPNKPIPATPLAIRAPPSRPAIEPAPKKQNLGGRVYALGVENPDNAGPSSGPITGTIHVAGKPAHVLFDSRATHSFVSPEVAARFWDCFVVDRINVAVLTPADRTLQADQCIKNVPLVIQEKEFVANLLVVPLKGYEVILGIDWLSSYRVQIDCGKGRLLFGRGKRPEMVYYGISPSMTVSLVAAMRVQDLFQDGEVYLVTLSVSGGATNDEVKVEDIEVVQEFEDIFAPLKELPPPRSNPFTIILDPEAKPIAKAPYRMAPAELAELKKQLEYLLEKGFIRSSS